The proteins below come from a single Halomonas binhaiensis genomic window:
- a CDS encoding type III secretion protein has protein sequence MLFASLIAVAISTTTQAAPQTPEGQVHGESGWMTRDYHYIIVEQDVRDVLKEFGRNLALPVEVSRNVRGKVKGEIRATTAREFLEQVCASNDLAWYFDGGVLHIATRQELSQRTFDLARVNGEQLMEDINNSGTGEPLRARLTEDGSTLQAWGMDAWLESIARNIERLRSPAASGRGEVRVFRGSTSTAPSSAE, from the coding sequence ATGCTGTTCGCGAGCCTGATCGCAGTGGCGATATCCACTACCACTCAGGCAGCTCCTCAGACACCTGAAGGTCAGGTGCACGGGGAAAGCGGATGGATGACACGAGACTATCACTACATCATCGTCGAACAGGATGTACGTGACGTACTGAAGGAGTTCGGTAGAAACCTTGCGCTTCCTGTCGAGGTTTCCCGCAATGTCAGAGGCAAGGTCAAGGGAGAAATCAGGGCCACCACTGCGCGCGAGTTTCTGGAACAGGTCTGCGCCTCCAATGACCTGGCCTGGTATTTCGATGGTGGCGTATTGCACATCGCGACTCGCCAGGAACTAAGCCAGAGGACCTTCGACCTGGCCAGGGTCAATGGCGAGCAATTGATGGAAGATATTAACAATAGCGGCACAGGTGAGCCATTACGCGCTAGGCTGACAGAAGATGGCTCGACACTGCAGGCCTGGGGCATGGATGCCTGGCTGGAAAGTATCGCACGCAACATCGAAAGGCTGCGCAGCCCGGCGGCATCGGGCCGCGGTGAAGTAAGAGTGTTTCGCGGCAGTACCAGTACCGCACCGAGTTCTGCCGAATGA
- a CDS encoding FliI/YscN family ATPase, whose protein sequence is MSPSKPLPDIDFDALLPRLGERAEQAELRPVRGRVRRILGQLVHASVEGTGIGELCYLRDPLTGRRVAAEVIGFEEEAAVLSPIGDLQGMSTRAEVIATGAPQNVPVGRALLGRVVSPLGEFVDGLPPPLPGTLSDYPVHGEPPSPLSRQLIQHPLTLGIRSIDGLLSVARGQRMGIFGEPGVGKSSLLSAIVRGSEADVIVLGLVGERGREVRELLEVQLDAEARRRTVCVVATSDRPAIERARSAMVATSIAEYFRDQGRDVLLLVDSITRFARAQREIGLAAGEPPTRRGFPPSLFAALPRLLERAGPGTKGSITALYTVLTEGDGTLDPVAEETRAILDGHIVLSADLAQRDHFPAIDVLASRSRLMETVASSDHRHSAGRIRDLMARYQDVELLLQVGEYHRGQDARTDEAVDKHAAIEAFLRQTSGEVSSLDDTLQRMNEILS, encoded by the coding sequence ATGAGCCCCAGCAAGCCGCTACCCGATATCGATTTCGATGCCCTGTTGCCACGTCTCGGAGAGCGTGCCGAACAGGCCGAACTGCGCCCCGTGCGTGGCCGGGTACGCAGAATTCTCGGCCAACTGGTACATGCCAGCGTCGAAGGCACCGGCATCGGTGAATTGTGCTATCTACGCGATCCTCTCACTGGGCGGCGTGTTGCCGCTGAAGTCATCGGTTTCGAGGAAGAAGCTGCCGTGCTGTCGCCTATCGGCGACCTGCAGGGAATGTCGACGCGAGCCGAAGTCATCGCCACCGGCGCGCCACAGAACGTGCCTGTCGGCAGAGCGCTTCTCGGACGTGTTGTCAGCCCTCTCGGAGAGTTTGTGGATGGCCTGCCGCCCCCTCTTCCCGGAACCCTGAGCGACTATCCGGTACATGGCGAGCCTCCTTCACCGCTGTCGCGTCAATTGATCCAGCACCCCCTGACACTGGGCATCCGTTCCATCGATGGCCTGCTCAGCGTGGCGCGGGGGCAGCGCATGGGCATCTTCGGTGAGCCGGGTGTCGGCAAGTCCTCCCTGCTCTCCGCCATCGTGCGTGGCAGTGAAGCGGATGTCATCGTGCTGGGGCTGGTCGGCGAACGTGGCCGTGAAGTGCGTGAACTTCTGGAAGTACAACTGGATGCCGAGGCACGCCGACGCACGGTATGTGTCGTTGCCACATCGGACCGCCCGGCCATCGAACGCGCCCGTTCGGCGATGGTGGCCACCAGCATTGCCGAATATTTCCGCGACCAGGGACGAGATGTGCTGTTGCTGGTCGACAGCATCACACGCTTCGCCCGAGCCCAACGTGAAATCGGCCTGGCAGCGGGTGAGCCGCCGACACGACGGGGGTTTCCTCCGTCACTGTTCGCCGCGCTGCCGCGCCTGCTGGAACGTGCCGGCCCCGGCACCAAGGGCAGCATCACCGCACTTTACACCGTCCTCACCGAAGGTGACGGCACTCTTGACCCTGTGGCAGAGGAAACCCGGGCCATTCTCGATGGCCATATCGTACTGAGCGCCGACCTGGCACAACGCGATCACTTCCCCGCCATCGACGTACTGGCCAGTCGTAGTCGCCTGATGGAAACCGTGGCCAGCAGCGACCATCGCCATAGTGCCGGTCGCATACGCGACCTGATGGCACGCTACCAGGATGTCGAGCTGTTGCTGCAGGTCGGGGAATACCACCGCGGACAGGATGCACGTACCGATGAGGCCGTGGACAAGCATGCCGCCATCGAGGCCTTCCTGCGCCAGACCAGTGGCGAAGTGAGCAGCCTGGACGACACTCTGCAACGCATGAACGAGATCCTGTCATGA
- the sctR gene encoding type III secretion system export apparatus subunit SctR — translation MSEYEPNLIGIILVVTSLGLLPLAVVTMTSFLKISVVLFLIRNALGVQQTPPNLVLYGIALVLTVYITTPLVGDMLYRLENSSTELSSVEDIKATGELLREPLKEYLSTYADERERAFFLDATRSIWSPEARENVRDDDLVTLIPAFVTSELARAFEIGFLIYIPFLVIDLIVANVLMAMGMVMVAPPLISVPLKIFLFVAIDGWSRLMHGLILSYGG, via the coding sequence ATGAGTGAATACGAGCCCAATCTGATTGGGATTATCCTTGTCGTCACATCGCTTGGCCTGTTGCCACTGGCGGTGGTGACCATGACCTCGTTCCTCAAGATCTCCGTGGTGCTGTTCCTGATCCGCAACGCCCTTGGCGTGCAGCAGACGCCTCCCAATCTGGTGCTGTACGGCATTGCCCTGGTACTGACCGTGTACATCACCACTCCACTGGTGGGGGACATGCTCTATCGGCTCGAAAACAGCTCGACGGAGTTGAGCAGCGTGGAAGACATCAAGGCGACGGGGGAACTATTGCGTGAGCCGCTCAAGGAATACCTGTCGACCTACGCCGATGAACGCGAGCGGGCCTTCTTCCTCGATGCCACCCGCAGCATCTGGTCGCCGGAAGCCCGCGAGAATGTGCGCGACGATGATCTGGTGACTCTGATACCCGCGTTCGTCACCTCCGAACTGGCCCGGGCCTTCGAAATCGGCTTTCTGATCTACATTCCTTTCCTGGTCATCGACCTGATCGTTGCCAATGTGCTGATGGCGATGGGCATGGTCATGGTCGCGCCGCCATTGATATCGGTCCCGTTGAAGATATTTCTGTTCGTCGCCATTGATGGCTGGTCACGCCTGATGCATGGGCTGATTCTCAGCTATGGAGGGTAA
- the sctQ gene encoding type III secretion system cytoplasmic ring protein SctQ yields the protein MAERNISIDSMEQHQQHSAQAGPEVPALPIIPPSAVPVLNAMSRPRGAFTLPLGQLSLTCHLDRRPITHEAALSLGLTLGDMPALLRLDASAVEILSSPLSLQRPLAGCPADVAALWLEYALLEWLEPLESALGDNMRLQGDDTGVSDDTLPIQLSLNLTDGHRQGKLSLLLSQPFAEALQPWFDETCPVAPRPCSNVIWPLQGIAGYQTLTLAELRDLAPGDVVMLDSPVINGSGLDSSAPTPPGPDNRGQASAVLVGERLMASAQTHRDGVRLLSRLHPLTQGDLAMAPPANDNDNNNNAQPQTGSTAVDRTAAGRMTADSTGLDQLPLRLVCEFGRLELSLGELRELDQGSVLPLSRPEDEAVDLVVNGRILGKGRVVKIGDGLGVQIVRLATDE from the coding sequence ATGGCAGAAAGGAATATATCTATCGACAGCATGGAGCAGCATCAACAGCATAGTGCCCAGGCCGGGCCGGAAGTTCCCGCCCTGCCCATTATCCCGCCAAGTGCCGTACCAGTGCTCAACGCCATGAGCCGCCCTCGTGGCGCGTTCACGCTGCCCCTTGGCCAACTCTCGCTGACCTGTCATCTCGACCGCCGGCCCATCACGCATGAGGCAGCGCTGTCGCTGGGGCTGACGCTGGGCGACATGCCCGCACTCTTGCGCCTCGACGCCAGCGCGGTGGAGATCCTGTCCTCGCCCTTGTCATTGCAGCGCCCTCTGGCCGGCTGCCCGGCGGATGTCGCCGCGCTGTGGCTGGAATATGCCCTGCTGGAGTGGCTGGAACCGCTGGAAAGTGCACTGGGAGACAACATGCGGCTGCAAGGTGATGACACAGGGGTGAGTGATGACACTCTTCCCATCCAGCTGTCCTTGAACCTGACAGACGGTCATCGGCAGGGAAAACTCTCGCTGTTATTGTCCCAGCCCTTCGCCGAAGCACTGCAGCCCTGGTTCGATGAGACCTGCCCAGTGGCTCCCAGGCCCTGTTCGAACGTGATCTGGCCGCTGCAGGGCATTGCGGGATACCAGACCCTGACCCTCGCCGAGCTGCGTGACCTGGCACCAGGTGACGTGGTGATGCTCGATAGTCCGGTCATCAATGGTTCTGGCCTCGATTCATCCGCCCCAACTCCTCCCGGCCCCGATAACCGCGGACAAGCCTCTGCAGTGCTGGTCGGCGAGCGCCTGATGGCCAGCGCCCAGACTCACCGTGACGGAGTACGCCTGCTGTCCCGACTCCATCCCCTGACCCAAGGAGACCTTGCCATGGCCCCGCCTGCCAACGACAACGACAATAACAACAACGCTCAACCTCAGACTGGCAGCACTGCAGTAGACAGAACTGCAGCAGGCCGCATGACCGCAGACAGCACGGGGCTGGACCAGTTACCCCTTCGGCTGGTGTGTGAGTTCGGCCGTCTCGAACTATCGCTGGGGGAACTGCGTGAACTCGATCAAGGCAGCGTACTGCCCCTGTCACGCCCGGAGGATGAAGCCGTGGACCTGGTGGTTAATGGCCGCATCCTGGGCAAGGGCCGGGTGGTGAAGATCGGCGATGGCCTGGGGGTGCAGATTGTGAGGCTCGCCACCGATGAGTGA
- the sctJ gene encoding type III secretion system inner membrane ring lipoprotein SctJ, with protein MQNMSPRKVTLPGVLKLLLVVVTALLLQACDTELYTDLNEREANIMVASLARHGIPAKRVVQEGGLMSVTVDEDNFAEAVSILDRLGLPQQKFSNLGTVFESNSLVSSPVQERAQMVYALSEELSHTVSQIDGILSARVHVVLPDNDLLERNSTPSSASVFIRYSPTLDVNPLIPKIKTLVANSISGLEYDSVSVVPVAAVSLDIAEGAPTMTLSSFLGIAMPASSVARAGWIFGTLLVLVLGLAAALGWILWHQRRRGPYELETPP; from the coding sequence ATGCAAAACATGTCACCCCGGAAGGTAACGCTTCCGGGCGTCCTCAAGCTGCTGTTGGTGGTGGTCACGGCGCTGCTGCTGCAGGCCTGCGATACCGAGCTCTACACCGACCTCAACGAGCGTGAGGCCAATATCATGGTCGCCAGTCTGGCGCGCCATGGCATCCCGGCAAAACGTGTCGTCCAGGAGGGCGGCCTCATGAGCGTGACCGTCGATGAGGACAACTTCGCTGAAGCAGTCAGTATTCTCGATCGGCTGGGCCTTCCGCAGCAGAAGTTCTCCAATCTTGGCACAGTATTCGAAAGCAACAGCCTAGTGTCCTCGCCAGTGCAGGAGCGCGCCCAGATGGTCTACGCGCTCAGTGAAGAACTGTCCCATACCGTGTCCCAGATCGATGGCATCCTCTCGGCGCGTGTCCATGTCGTGCTGCCGGACAACGACCTGCTCGAACGCAACAGCACTCCCTCGTCGGCCTCGGTGTTCATACGCTACTCACCGACCCTCGATGTCAATCCGCTGATCCCGAAGATCAAGACATTGGTGGCCAACAGCATTTCCGGTCTCGAATATGACAGTGTCTCGGTCGTTCCGGTTGCGGCGGTGTCCCTGGATATCGCTGAAGGCGCGCCCACCATGACCTTGAGCTCTTTCCTGGGTATCGCCATGCCAGCCTCCAGTGTGGCACGCGCCGGCTGGATCTTCGGTACTCTGCTGGTCCTGGTGCTGGGCCTGGCCGCCGCCCTCGGCTGGATCCTGTGGCATCAGCGCCGGCGTGGCCCTTATGAGCTGGAGACACCACCATGA
- the sctL gene encoding type III secretion system stator protein SctL produces MNELPTRPGKIILKAREAQAWIDGYAFIEQARQHASDVEKEARQTTAKAYAEGFAEGRRDGEAQAAELLSHTTQRVEGYLAGLDQSMAELCLKMVRRILGEFDDAQLIARCVRQALVEYRHDMAVTVRVAPERVNEVAAQLAADERQDSPSCRVEGDAQLGPGQCLLVSPIAVVDVGLEAQLNALREALAPGSANGADRNRNSHESGTGSMGRSA; encoded by the coding sequence ATGAACGAGCTACCGACGCGTCCAGGCAAGATCATCCTCAAGGCTCGGGAAGCCCAGGCATGGATCGATGGCTATGCCTTTATCGAGCAGGCCCGACAGCATGCCAGCGATGTCGAGAAGGAAGCGCGACAGACGACCGCAAAAGCCTACGCCGAAGGCTTTGCCGAAGGACGTCGCGATGGCGAAGCCCAGGCGGCAGAACTCTTGTCCCACACCACTCAAAGAGTCGAGGGATATCTTGCTGGGCTTGATCAGTCCATGGCCGAGCTGTGTCTGAAAATGGTGCGCAGGATCTTGGGCGAATTCGACGATGCCCAGTTGATTGCCCGCTGCGTGCGCCAGGCGCTTGTCGAGTACCGTCACGATATGGCCGTGACGGTGCGGGTCGCCCCGGAGCGCGTCAACGAAGTCGCGGCCCAGCTGGCGGCAGATGAGCGCCAGGACAGCCCCTCCTGCCGGGTCGAGGGGGATGCTCAACTGGGCCCAGGCCAGTGTCTGCTGGTCAGCCCCATTGCCGTCGTCGACGTAGGGCTGGAAGCCCAACTGAACGCCCTGAGAGAGGCCCTGGCCCCCGGTTCTGCAAACGGGGCTGATAGAAATAGAAACAGCCATGAGAGCGGAACAGGCAGCATGGGGAGATCCGCATGA